The Cytobacillus oceanisediminis genomic interval CGCAAATTACTGTAATGGGAATGGAGCGGATTGTACCCACATGGGAAGAGATGGAGGTTTTGGTAAGCCTGCTGACCCGTGCGGCAGTCGGGCAGAAACTGACAAGTTATATAACTGCATTAACTGGACCTAAGCAAGAGGGAGAAATAGATGGCCCTGAAGAATTCCATCTGGTTATTGTCGATAATGGCCGATCAAAAATTTTAGGAACAGCTTTCCAGTCTATCCTTCACTGTATCCGCTGTGCAGCCTGCATTAATGTCTGTCCGGTCTATCGCCATGTCGGCGGTCATTCCTATGGATCCATCTATCCGGGCCCGGTTGGAGCGGTATTGACTCCGCTTCTTGGCGGATATGATGACTATAAAGAGCTGCCATATGCTTCAACGCTGTGTGCAGCATGTACGGAAGCCTGTCCGGTGAAAATCCCATTGCACGAGCATTTGCTCCGCCACCGCCAGGAGATTGTTGAAAAAGAAGGCAGAGCACCGGTATTTGAAAATTTATCAATGAAGGCATTCAGTCTCGGCACAGCTTCACCTTCCATGTACAATATCGGATCAAAGCTCGCACCGAAAGCGCTGGGAGCATTTACAAAGGATGAAAAAATTTCTGATGGCCCCGGTCCACTGAAAAATTGGACAGAAATCCGCGACTTCCCTGCTCCTAAGAAAGACAGGTTCAGAGATTTATATAAAAAAAGAAAGAAAGAGAGGGGAGAATGATGGCAGCTGGACAAGTGCATAATCGCAATTCTTTCCTTGACAATCTGGCAAAAAATCTGGGGAGAAGACGTCTTTCTGAGGTAGAGAAACCTGCATGGAATCATAATCCTCAGTGGGACGTTTTAAAGTGCGCCTCACAGGACGAGCTTGTAGAGGTTCTGAAGAAGCAATGTTTGCTAATTCATACGGATGTATATGAAACAGCTTTTGCAGAGCTACCTGAACAAATCGGCCGCTTGATTAAGGAATATGGCGGCAAATCGGTCGTTACATGGGATGACCCGCGTTTTGAAGAATATGGATTATCTTCCCTCCCTATTGATTTGAATGGCGATGGAATAGCAGTCCATGTCTGGGATCAAGAAGGAGGAGAAGAGAATCTTGCTTTCTCCGCACATGCAGACATCGGAATTACCTTTAGTGATGCTGCGCTTGCAGAGTCAGGAACTGTTGTTTTGTTCAGTGATAAAGGGAAGGGACGAGCAGTAAGCCTTCTTCCAGTGATTTACTTTGCCATTATCCCAAAAAGCACAATTGTTCCAAGAATGACCCAGGTTGCAAAGCATATCCACACAATGGTGGAGAATGGCGAACCTGTCCCATCCTGTGTAAATTTCATTTCAGGCCCAAGCAACAGTGCCGATATTGAAATGAATTTAATTGTAGGTGTACATGGTCCTGTGCAGGCTGTATATATCATTGTTAACGATAAATAAAGGAGGCTGATCTGCATGCAAAAAGATGCGGATCAGTCTTTTTAAATTGATAAGCCATCTGCTGGAATTTCATGCAGGCTTCATTTATTCTTAATAAAAGAAACGAATAGAAGAGGGATTTATCTTGAAAAAGATTTACAGTGATATTATTCAATTCCGCGGAACCCACTTTGATTTTGGTTTCATGCAGGGAGAACTTATAAAGGATTCACTTTCTGTTAAAAATCGGGAGGATCAATGGAAGGTAAGAAAGCCGCGTTTTTCAATAAGTGAAGCTGAAGTGAAAGAAGCGATTACGAGGTTTGCACCAGGAATTTGGGATGAGCTGCTTGGAATACAGGAAGCATTGCAATGGCCGATGGAGCGGGTTTTGAAGGAGTTTGGCGGGTATCGCCTCGATTATGTCCGTTCGGGCTGTTCCATCCTTACAGGGGCTGACTACCTGATCCGCAATTATGATTACCACCCGAAAACCTATGAAGGACGCTATACCTTTTTTCAGCCATCAGACCAGGGCTATGCGATTATGGGCCCCAGCCAGAGGGTGACCGGCCGGATGGATGGCATGAACGAAAAAGGACTGGTGATTGGCTATAATTTTATGAACCGTAAAAAGCCTGCTGATGGCTTTATCTGCTGTATGATCGGCCGCCTGATTTTGGAAGCATGTGCAAAAGTGGAAGAAGCGGTTGAGATGCTGAAGGAAATACCGCACCGCCATTCTTTTACCTATGTGGTGTATGACACAAGCGGAGAGACTTATGCAGTGGAAACATCTCCGAGAGGTGTACAGGTCCGTCAGACAACTGCCTGTACAAACCATTTTGAAATCATGAAGGATGAAAATCGCAACCATCTAGCTGACAGCATGCGCAGGCTGGATGTCATGAAAAGCCGTCAGGGTGAACGATTAGATGTACATGGTGCTTTTCGCCTCCTGAATGATAGCGATAAAGGCGTTTTTTCAGATCTTTATGGTAGCTGGGCCGGGACGATTCATACATCAGCCTATCTGCCAGGGGAGATGAAAGTCTGGTTTGCGCTCGGCGGCGACAGAGAGCCTGTTATCTTTGACTTCGGGCATTGGCTCGATGGCCAGGATATTGAAATTAATAGAATCACTGGTGAAGTTGATACGGACATTCCTTTTTTGCATATGGATGAACAGGCGAATTGGTTCAGGAAATGATGAAACGGAGAGTTGTGCTCTCCGTTTTTACATTTTGAAAAATATATTCATCATTTGGACAAACCATCACATTCTTTCATCTCTTTATGTTGTGGTACACTTTATATATGAATTGGATGTAAACTGAGGTGCATACACGTGAAAACAGTATTGGTCATAGGCGGCGGTGTAACAGGATTGTCCGCTATGTATGAACTGAATAAGTGGAAAAAAGAAAATGATCAGGATATAAGGCTTGTGCTGGCAGAATCAGCGGAACAGCTTGGCGGGAAAATCCGCACTGTCAGAGAAGGCGGATTTGTAATCGAAGCGGGAGCTGATTCGATTGTTGCCCGCAAAGCGAATGGGATGAATTTTATCCAGGAGCTGGGGCTGGAAGAAGAGGTTGTGTACAATGCTGCGGGGCGATCTTATATATATAGTGATGGAGAGCTGAACCTGATCCCGGCAGATTCTGTATTTGGGATTCCGGCGAGCGTTGAATCTCTTGCCAAGTCAACGCTTGTTTCTGCTGAAGGAAAGGTTGAAGCCCTAAAAGATTTTTATACGAAAAATGATAGCTTTACAAAGAACGATTCCATCGGCGATTTCCTGGAGCATTTCTTCGGAAAAGAGCTAGTGGAAAAACAAATTGCGCCTGTTCTTTCGGGAGTATATTCCGGGAATCTCAGTGACTTAACTATTGCTTCGACACTGCCGCAGGTGTTCGAATATAAAGAAAAATACGGCAGCATCATAAGAGGTTTTGAGGAAAATAAAAAAGTGTTCCAGAGCGGTGGGGGAAAGAAGTTCCTTTCCTTTAAAAAAGGTCTGGATGCATTAATTGATGCTTATGAGGAAAAATTGGATGAAGCAGAAATATTAAAAAACACAGAGGCAGTTAAAATTAAGGAAACGAATCGCGGGTATCTGGTTGATTTTTCGAATGGAGAAAGCCTTGAGGCAGACCATGTAGTGCTGAGCATTCCGCATAATGCCGCTGTAGCCCTGTTTGATCATGAGGAGCTGAAAGCGGAATTCGAACTTTTGAAGAACAGTTCCCTGATTTCTATCTATCTTGCTTATGATATTCCAGACAGCGAGCTGCCTGAAGACGGGACAGGGTTCATTACTTCAAATACGGATGAATTAACCTGCAATGCCTGTACATGGACAAGCCGCAAGTGGAAGCATACCTCAGAAAACGGTAATTTGCTTGTTAGATTATTTTATAAAAGCAGCCATCCGGCCTTTGCATCTCTAAAGGAAATGAATGAAGAAGATCTGCTGCAGACGGCTTTGGCTGATATTGAAAAAAGCCTTGGCATTACGGCTGTTCCCGCTGCAAGTGAAGTGACGAACTGGACTGAAAAAATGCCAAACTATCTGATATCTCATCCGAAGACAGTAGCATCAATTGAAAACAGGCTGGGCCAGGAATACCCGGGAATATGGCTTGCAGGATGCTCCTATTATGGTGTAGGAATACCAGATTGCATCGAAAATGGGGCAGAAACTGCCAGAAAAATTATTGAACGTATATAAAACAAAATCCCCTTCTGTTTAAAGATGGGGATTTTTTGCTTATATGATTTTTGTATGATCCTTAGGACTTTCAATCCTCATTTGCTCCAGTTCGAGCTTCATTTTTTCTGTTTCAAGCAAATAGTTTTCCTGCCTCAGCTTTTCCAGGGTGATTTCATCTTTAATCATATTGTGTTTAATCTTTGCAAGTCTTTGTGTATGAAAAGTCAGGATGGCGATGATGGGAATAGAGAAAGTCATCACAACAGCAATAGTACCTGTCAAATTCCTTGCACCTCACATTTAATTGAATTAGGAAAATTTGTATAATTTGTATTTGTATAGATTATAGCAAATGACAAGTGAGATAGAAACGCGAAAATAATCTGGTGGTGAAGAAATGGCTGAAATTACTATAAAAAGAGTATACGATCCGTATGAAGAGGATGATGGATACCGAGTATTAGTGGATAGGCTATGGCCGAGAGGAATTAAAAAAGAAGCTGCACATCTATCAGCCTGGGAGAAAGAAGTTGCACCAAGCAGCGAGCTTAGAAAATCTTTTAATCATAAACCTGAACTTTTCGGTATGTTTCGGGAAAAGTATCTCATTGAGCTGCGCACACAGACAGACATGATTCGCAAGATGGAAGAACTGTACGAGATATCTAAGAAGCAAAAACTTACACTAATATATGCTGCAAAAGATACAGTAAATAACCATGCAATTATATTATTGGAAGAATTATTAAGGAAGCAGAAATAGAAGCTTAATTTTATAGGAAGGAAAAAAATAAAAAATAGGTAGAAATACTTTAAATTTATGTAACGATTCTGAAAGTTTTGCGTTTTCTTTTTTCCTATACTTAAAGTTAAAAGAAGTGAGGGAGAAGGAAATGATTGATTTACTCCTGATTCATGGAACTGTCATTACTATGGATCAAAACAGGCGCATCATCACCGATGGAGCTGTTGCCATAAATGGAAGCAGGATCCTGGATGTGGATATGAGTGAAAAACTATTGGAAAAATATGAGGCGAAAGAAGTGATAGATTGCAGCCATCATTGTATCCTGCCTGGATTAATAGATGTACATGGACATGGCGGACATTCGATGTTTAAGACAATTGCAATGGAAAGCATTGATTTTTGGATGCCTATTATGACGAATACGTATAAGCACTTTGTAACAGATGAATTCTGGTATTTTGAAGGAAAGCTTTCTGCACTTGAGCGTCTGAAGGCGGGCATAACAACAGGTGTATCTGTTCTTGGCTCAATGCCAAGGTCGGATGATCCGGTTTTTGCCATCAATCATGCAAAAGCCTATGCAGAAACTGGTGTCAGGGAGGTTGTTTGCACCGGTCCCTGCAACCCGCCATGGCCTCATTCATTCAGCAGGTGGATAGACGGTCAAAGAATTACTAAAGAAGTCACCTACGAGGAAGTGTTAAATGGTGCAGAAGCAGTGATTGAAGCTTTAAATCATGCCAACCAAGATCGGACAAGAGCATTTATTACCCCATTCGTAATCGTTACATCAG includes:
- a CDS encoding LutC/YkgG family protein; the protein is MAAGQVHNRNSFLDNLAKNLGRRRLSEVEKPAWNHNPQWDVLKCASQDELVEVLKKQCLLIHTDVYETAFAELPEQIGRLIKEYGGKSVVTWDDPRFEEYGLSSLPIDLNGDGIAVHVWDQEGGEENLAFSAHADIGITFSDAALAESGTVVLFSDKGKGRAVSLLPVIYFAIIPKSTIVPRMTQVAKHIHTMVENGEPVPSCVNFISGPSNSADIEMNLIVGVHGPVQAVYIIVNDK
- a CDS encoding LutB/LldF family L-lactate oxidation iron-sulfur protein — encoded protein: MAMKIGEKPFKERVTDGIGDMFMRGAVSSAQGRFRSGRLNAAEELGNWEEWRKLGEEIRTHTIENLDYYLELLSENVSKRGGNVFFAETAEEANEYITNVVKKKNGKKVVKSKSMVTEEINMNEALEKAGCEVIESDLGEWILQVDDHDPPSHIVTPALHKNKEQIRDVFRDKLGYEKTENPEELALFAREKLREEFLQADIGITGCNFAIAESGTISLVTNEGNARMVTTIPKTQITVMGMERIVPTWEEMEVLVSLLTRAAVGQKLTSYITALTGPKQEGEIDGPEEFHLVIVDNGRSKILGTAFQSILHCIRCAACINVCPVYRHVGGHSYGSIYPGPVGAVLTPLLGGYDDYKELPYASTLCAACTEACPVKIPLHEHLLRHRQEIVEKEGRAPVFENLSMKAFSLGTASPSMYNIGSKLAPKALGAFTKDEKISDGPGPLKNWTEIRDFPAPKKDRFRDLYKKRKKERGE
- a CDS encoding C45 family autoproteolytic acyltransferase/hydolase, which produces MKKIYSDIIQFRGTHFDFGFMQGELIKDSLSVKNREDQWKVRKPRFSISEAEVKEAITRFAPGIWDELLGIQEALQWPMERVLKEFGGYRLDYVRSGCSILTGADYLIRNYDYHPKTYEGRYTFFQPSDQGYAIMGPSQRVTGRMDGMNEKGLVIGYNFMNRKKPADGFICCMIGRLILEACAKVEEAVEMLKEIPHRHSFTYVVYDTSGETYAVETSPRGVQVRQTTACTNHFEIMKDENRNHLADSMRRLDVMKSRQGERLDVHGAFRLLNDSDKGVFSDLYGSWAGTIHTSAYLPGEMKVWFALGGDREPVIFDFGHWLDGQDIEINRITGEVDTDIPFLHMDEQANWFRK
- a CDS encoding DUF488 domain-containing protein → MAEITIKRVYDPYEEDDGYRVLVDRLWPRGIKKEAAHLSAWEKEVAPSSELRKSFNHKPELFGMFREKYLIELRTQTDMIRKMEELYEISKKQKLTLIYAAKDTVNNHAIILLEELLRKQK
- the hemG gene encoding protoporphyrinogen oxidase gives rise to the protein MKTVLVIGGGVTGLSAMYELNKWKKENDQDIRLVLAESAEQLGGKIRTVREGGFVIEAGADSIVARKANGMNFIQELGLEEEVVYNAAGRSYIYSDGELNLIPADSVFGIPASVESLAKSTLVSAEGKVEALKDFYTKNDSFTKNDSIGDFLEHFFGKELVEKQIAPVLSGVYSGNLSDLTIASTLPQVFEYKEKYGSIIRGFEENKKVFQSGGGKKFLSFKKGLDALIDAYEEKLDEAEILKNTEAVKIKETNRGYLVDFSNGESLEADHVVLSIPHNAAVALFDHEELKAEFELLKNSSLISIYLAYDIPDSELPEDGTGFITSNTDELTCNACTWTSRKWKHTSENGNLLVRLFYKSSHPAFASLKEMNEEDLLQTALADIEKSLGITAVPAASEVTNWTEKMPNYLISHPKTVASIENRLGQEYPGIWLAGCSYYGVGIPDCIENGAETARKIIERI